From a single Micromonospora sp. WMMD1102 genomic region:
- a CDS encoding YbhB/YbcL family Raf kinase inhibitor-like protein produces MTLERPVPPDPYEMLPTVPAFTLTSNDVRNGEPMAVEFAHQSVGGENLSPQLAWMGFPAETRSFALTCYDPDAPTGSGFWHWVLVNVPADVTELPRGAGQSSSAGASGAFSVRNDYGEQAYGGSAPPAGDRPHRYVFAVHALDVDKLDLTPEASPAYVGFNLTFHTLARAVIRPTYQVRG; encoded by the coding sequence ATGACTCTCGAACGACCCGTGCCACCCGACCCGTACGAGATGCTGCCGACCGTTCCGGCATTCACGCTGACCAGTAACGACGTGCGGAACGGCGAGCCGATGGCCGTCGAGTTCGCCCACCAGAGCGTCGGCGGGGAAAATCTGTCGCCGCAGCTCGCCTGGATGGGCTTCCCGGCCGAGACCAGGAGTTTCGCGCTCACCTGCTACGACCCCGACGCGCCCACCGGCAGCGGGTTCTGGCACTGGGTGCTGGTGAACGTCCCCGCCGACGTGACCGAGCTGCCGCGGGGCGCCGGGCAGTCGTCGTCGGCCGGCGCGTCGGGCGCGTTCAGTGTGCGCAACGACTACGGCGAGCAGGCGTACGGCGGTTCCGCGCCGCCGGCCGGGGACCGCCCGCACCGGTACGTCTTCGCCGTGCACGCCCTCGACGTCGACAAGCTCGACCTGACCCCGGAGGCGAGCCCGGCGTACGTCGGGTTCAACCTGACCTTCCACACCCTGGCCCGGGCCGTCATCCGGCCGACGTACCAGGTCAGGGGCTGA
- a CDS encoding class I SAM-dependent methyltransferase produces the protein MAEITGDQRIQEEVLEGLATAVNHRRWFVELALPYLGNNPIEIGSGLGDYAIEWAPYLERFTATEADPDRLVALKERLASEPTIEVRQMLLPNTEQGDHSAAVSYNVLEHIEDHVGALRSMRSLVRPGGAIVLIVPAFQFAMSPADIATGHVRRYTKKTMRAALEEAGLEVETLHYANALGLIGYYMATSVFRLMPKEGPMVKVYDSLVLPVTKAAERVVRPPFGQSVFAVARVPA, from the coding sequence ATGGCAGAAATTACTGGAGATCAACGTATTCAGGAAGAGGTGCTCGAGGGCCTCGCCACCGCCGTCAACCACCGACGCTGGTTCGTCGAGCTGGCCCTGCCCTACCTCGGCAACAACCCGATCGAGATCGGCAGCGGCCTGGGCGACTACGCGATCGAGTGGGCGCCGTACCTGGAGCGCTTCACCGCGACCGAGGCTGACCCGGACCGCCTGGTGGCGCTCAAGGAGCGCCTGGCCAGCGAGCCGACCATCGAGGTGCGGCAGATGCTGCTGCCCAACACCGAGCAGGGCGACCACAGCGCCGCCGTCTCCTACAACGTCCTGGAGCACATCGAGGACCACGTCGGCGCGCTGCGCAGCATGCGCAGCCTGGTCCGGCCCGGCGGGGCGATCGTGCTGATCGTGCCGGCCTTCCAGTTCGCGATGAGCCCGGCCGACATCGCCACCGGACACGTCCGGCGCTACACCAAGAAGACCATGCGGGCCGCGCTGGAGGAGGCGGGTCTGGAGGTCGAGACGCTGCACTACGCCAACGCGCTCGGCCTGATCGGCTACTACATGGCGACGAGCGTCTTCCGGCTGATGCCCAAGGAAGGCCCGATGGTCAAGGTGTACGACAGCCTCGTACTGCCGGTGACCAAGGCCGCCGAGCGGGTGGTCCGGCCGCCGTTCGGCCAGTCGGTCTTCGCGGTCGCCCGGGTGCCCGCCTGA
- a CDS encoding ferric iron reductase: MVGDRAAAPLAPVTATLRAAFGTDVLPGLATGLVVSDETGWAPATELVDGSRLPELLALTRQRWGASSHAAAALAWKSYTYWLLLPVVLGWASARRVPLLHPADVLVRFEENRPLLALGMRRSTEIAVLPSDPLALSCLSEVRVVPGEAELLAVLRASVFDAHLTPMLDSLHQQVRLGARTLLGSVASGVAHAVLRAADALPGESVETIGALLDTLGVADLVELVPGPTGELTVQRKTCCLAFTLPQPKVCAGCCIRTP, from the coding sequence CTGGTCGGCGACCGCGCCGCCGCACCCCTGGCCCCGGTCACCGCGACCCTGCGGGCCGCCTTCGGCACCGACGTGCTCCCCGGTCTCGCGACCGGTCTGGTGGTCTCCGACGAGACCGGCTGGGCCCCGGCCACCGAACTGGTGGACGGCAGCCGGCTGCCCGAACTGCTGGCCCTCACCCGGCAGCGCTGGGGGGCCAGCTCGCACGCCGCCGCCGCCCTGGCCTGGAAGTCGTACACCTACTGGCTGCTGCTGCCCGTGGTGCTCGGCTGGGCCTCCGCGCGCCGGGTGCCGCTGCTGCACCCGGCCGACGTACTGGTCCGGTTCGAGGAGAACCGGCCGCTGCTCGCGCTCGGCATGCGCCGCTCCACCGAGATCGCGGTGCTCCCCTCCGACCCGCTGGCCCTGTCCTGCCTGAGCGAGGTGCGGGTGGTGCCGGGCGAGGCCGAACTGCTCGCCGTGCTGCGCGCCTCCGTATTCGACGCACACCTGACCCCGATGCTCGACTCGCTGCACCAGCAGGTCCGGCTCGGCGCCCGTACGCTGCTCGGGTCCGTCGCCTCCGGCGTGGCGCACGCGGTGCTGCGGGCCGCCGACGCGCTGCCCGGCGAGTCGGTCGAGACGATCGGGGCACTGCTGGACACTCTCGGCGTGGCGGACCTGGTGGAGCTGGTGCCGGGTCCGACCGGCGAGCTGACCGTGCAGCGCAAGACCTGCTGCCTGGCCTTCACCCTGCCGCAGCCGAAGGTCTGCGCCGGCTGCTGCATCCGTACCCCCTGA
- a CDS encoding peptide deformylase, with protein sequence MMTTPIERAADSFAAELSRRRVERGMTKKQLAARMGFDPSYVSHVEGRRHRPTEDFARRAEAVLGAAGAIWQRFQEYDELRQARAGAVAHRDPPVPEQWMPPGTGLIVEQETATLAYHEGAYRCVIRRALYNAGTEPVTRYLVRIAVDRFPNDPARSNRHHRENPLTFAELDLQAFCDDQGSREPMEWRKKHDRDAFKEVWLLFENADGRFPLYPGERVTTEYSYRVNRDKWGQWFQRAVRLPTRRLALRLDLPLDLDPQVWGVETSLSAEEGPLRTPLVRHDEGGRSLFEWSTDDPPLNARYRLEWRYRAQPAPPAAAQTESEGRASDRMRAAGIVQLGADLLRQPARHFDLPRDDANARDVVARLRAALERLDELHPFSKGVGLAAPQIGLPWAAAVVRPPDRDAEPVVLLNPRVVDAALETDEQYEGCLSLFDLRGLVARPLRLDVEHARWDGTRLITSFELAMARLVAHEVDHLEGRLYVDRMDPEVPLVPIEEYRDTGNPWRY encoded by the coding sequence CTGATGACCACGCCTATCGAGCGGGCTGCCGACTCGTTCGCGGCCGAGCTATCCCGTCGGCGGGTCGAGCGGGGCATGACCAAGAAGCAGCTCGCGGCCCGGATGGGGTTCGACCCCTCCTACGTCAGCCATGTCGAGGGCCGCCGGCACCGGCCCACCGAGGACTTCGCCCGCCGGGCGGAGGCCGTACTCGGCGCCGCCGGAGCGATCTGGCAACGCTTCCAGGAGTACGACGAGCTGCGGCAGGCCCGCGCCGGTGCCGTCGCACACCGCGACCCGCCCGTACCCGAGCAGTGGATGCCGCCCGGCACCGGCCTGATCGTGGAGCAGGAGACCGCCACGCTCGCCTACCACGAGGGCGCGTACCGCTGCGTGATCCGGCGGGCGCTCTACAACGCCGGGACGGAGCCGGTCACCCGCTATCTGGTGCGCATCGCCGTGGACCGGTTTCCGAACGACCCGGCCCGGTCCAACCGGCACCACCGGGAGAACCCGCTGACCTTCGCCGAGCTGGACCTCCAGGCGTTCTGCGACGACCAGGGCAGCCGCGAACCGATGGAGTGGCGCAAGAAGCACGACCGGGACGCGTTCAAGGAGGTGTGGCTGCTCTTCGAGAACGCCGACGGCCGCTTCCCGCTCTATCCCGGCGAGCGGGTCACCACCGAATACTCCTACCGGGTCAACCGGGACAAGTGGGGGCAGTGGTTCCAGCGCGCCGTACGGCTGCCCACCCGCCGGCTCGCGCTCCGGCTCGACCTGCCGCTCGACCTCGACCCGCAGGTGTGGGGGGTGGAGACGTCACTGTCGGCCGAGGAGGGCCCGCTGCGTACCCCGCTGGTCCGGCACGACGAGGGCGGCCGGTCCCTCTTCGAGTGGTCGACCGACGACCCGCCGCTGAACGCCCGGTACCGCCTGGAGTGGCGCTACCGGGCCCAGCCGGCCCCGCCCGCCGCCGCGCAGACCGAGTCGGAGGGGCGGGCCAGCGACCGGATGCGGGCCGCCGGCATCGTGCAGCTCGGCGCCGACCTGCTCCGCCAGCCCGCCCGGCACTTCGACCTGCCCCGGGACGACGCCAACGCCCGGGACGTGGTGGCCCGGCTCCGGGCCGCCCTGGAACGCCTCGACGAACTGCACCCGTTCAGCAAGGGCGTCGGGCTGGCGGCACCGCAGATCGGGCTGCCCTGGGCCGCCGCCGTGGTACGCCCACCGGACCGCGACGCCGAGCCGGTCGTACTCCTCAATCCCCGGGTGGTGGATGCCGCGCTGGAGACCGACGAGCAGTACGAGGGCTGCCTGTCGTTGTTCGACCTCCGCGGCCTGGTCGCCCGGCCGCTCCGGCTCGACGTCGAGCACGCCCGCTGGGACGGCACCCGTCTGATCACGTCGTTCGAGCTGGCCATGGCCCGGCTGGTGGCGCACGAGGTCGACCACCTGGAGGGCCGGCTCTACGTCGACCGGATGGACCCGGAGGTCCCGCTGGTGCCGATCGAGGAGTACCGCGACACCGGCAACCCCTGGCGCTACTGA
- a CDS encoding globin domain-containing protein, whose product MDNLAQLLKESWTLVEDRRDRVAGYFYARMFLSDPDLRTLFPVQMTGQRDRLLEAIVTAVQTIGDPERFDEYLRSLGRDHRKYHVRPAHYEVMGSALLAALREVAGERWTVEHDQAWRDAYRVIAERMQAGAADDPNPPFWHAEVVGHERRGSDIAVLTCRPLQQQLPYRAGQYVSVEVPRYQPRLWRTYSIANAPRADGTIELHVRAVGAGWVSSALVRRTRVGDLLRVAAPMGAMTLDRDSSRDVLCVAGGVGLAPVKALAEELAGYNRTRWMHVFVGAAGREDLYGLTELYDLAARHPWLSVTPACSADPGFAGERGEITDIFARYGPWTAHDCYVSGSARLVRSALRTLAADDVPPENIRYDAFGDI is encoded by the coding sequence ATGGACAATCTCGCGCAGCTGTTGAAGGAGAGCTGGACCCTCGTCGAAGATCGACGGGACAGGGTCGCGGGATACTTCTACGCCCGGATGTTCCTGTCCGACCCTGACCTGCGCACCCTGTTCCCCGTGCAGATGACCGGCCAGCGGGACCGGCTGCTGGAGGCGATCGTGACCGCTGTCCAGACCATCGGTGACCCGGAGAGATTCGACGAGTACCTTCGTTCGCTCGGCCGCGACCACCGCAAGTACCACGTCCGGCCGGCGCACTACGAGGTCATGGGCAGCGCACTGCTGGCCGCACTGCGGGAGGTCGCCGGGGAGCGGTGGACGGTCGAGCACGACCAGGCGTGGCGGGACGCGTACCGGGTGATCGCCGAGCGGATGCAGGCCGGCGCGGCCGACGACCCGAACCCGCCGTTCTGGCACGCGGAGGTGGTCGGCCACGAACGCCGGGGCAGCGACATCGCCGTACTGACCTGCCGTCCGCTCCAGCAGCAGCTGCCGTACCGCGCCGGCCAGTACGTCAGTGTCGAGGTGCCGCGCTATCAGCCGCGCCTGTGGCGGACGTACTCGATCGCCAACGCCCCGCGCGCGGACGGCACCATCGAGTTGCACGTCCGGGCGGTCGGCGCCGGCTGGGTCTCCAGCGCCCTGGTCCGCCGCACCAGGGTCGGTGACCTGCTGCGGGTGGCCGCCCCGATGGGCGCGATGACGCTGGACCGGGACTCCTCCCGGGACGTGCTCTGTGTGGCCGGCGGGGTGGGGCTGGCGCCGGTCAAGGCGCTCGCCGAGGAACTGGCCGGATACAACCGCACCCGGTGGATGCACGTCTTCGTCGGCGCGGCCGGCCGGGAGGACCTGTACGGGCTCACCGAACTCTACGATCTCGCCGCCCGGCATCCCTGGCTCTCGGTGACTCCGGCGTGCAGCGCGGATCCGGGCTTCGCCGGTGAACGGGGCGAGATCACCGACATCTTCGCCCGGTACGGCCCGTGGACCGCGCACGACTGTTACGTCTCCGGATCCGCCCGCCTGGTCCGCTCCGCCCTGCGCACCCTCGCCGCCGACGACGTGCCCCCGGAGAACATCCGGTACGACGCCTTCGGCGACATCTAG
- a CDS encoding CPBP family intramembrane glutamic endopeptidase, whose protein sequence is MTVDLARPLARRVLGPEVLLVLGLSLGQSAIYSVVTITARLTAARPLSQQTAALNASQSPRPWLDLTYQLLGIFFALVPVLLAVHLLNRDRILDRLSDRPLDRDGLLARDALPDQGPDGGRDVLPDQGPGGAREALGLDVRRPGRDLAWGAALAAAIGLPGLGLLWIAAQLGVNATVVPASLPALWWTVPVLVLSAAQNAILEEVVVVGYLLTRLRQLGWRIGAVIAASALLRGSYHLYQGFGAFVGNAVMGVVFALFFLRTKRVLPLVVAHTLLDVVAFVGYALLPRDWFDWL, encoded by the coding sequence GTGACGGTTGATCTCGCCCGCCCGCTCGCCCGCCGGGTGCTGGGCCCCGAGGTGTTGCTGGTCCTGGGCCTGTCGCTGGGCCAGTCCGCGATCTACTCCGTGGTGACGATCACCGCCCGGCTCACCGCCGCCCGGCCGCTCTCCCAGCAGACCGCCGCGCTGAACGCCTCCCAGTCGCCCCGGCCCTGGCTGGATCTCACATACCAGCTCCTCGGGATCTTCTTCGCCCTCGTGCCGGTGCTGCTCGCCGTACACCTGTTGAACCGCGACCGGATCCTGGACCGGCTCTCGGACCGGCCGCTGGACCGCGACGGACTGCTCGCCCGGGACGCGCTGCCCGACCAGGGTCCGGATGGCGGCCGGGACGTGCTGCCCGACCAGGGTCCGGGCGGCGCCCGGGAGGCGCTCGGCCTGGACGTCCGGCGACCCGGCCGCGACCTGGCCTGGGGGGCGGCGCTGGCCGCCGCGATCGGACTGCCCGGACTCGGCCTTCTCTGGATCGCCGCGCAGCTGGGCGTCAACGCCACGGTGGTACCGGCCAGCCTGCCGGCCCTCTGGTGGACGGTCCCGGTGCTCGTCCTCTCGGCCGCGCAGAACGCGATCCTCGAAGAGGTGGTCGTGGTCGGCTATCTGCTGACCCGGCTACGCCAGCTGGGTTGGCGGATCGGCGCAGTGATCGCCGCCAGTGCCCTGCTGCGCGGCTCGTACCACCTCTACCAGGGCTTCGGTGCCTTCGTCGGCAACGCGGTCATGGGCGTGGTGTTCGCGCTGTTCTTCCTGCGCACCAAGCGGGTGCTACCGCTGGTGGTGGCGCACACCCTGCTGGACGTGGTCGCCTTCGTCGGCTACGCGCTGCTGCCCCGCGACTGGTTCGACTGGCTGTAG
- a CDS encoding site-specific integrase, translating to MRTSDGLGRVYRRCGCRDEETGKQFGARCERLADLSHGRWYFSLQVPGVDGGRDRVRRGGFATLAEAERACWELSQLPGPEALARTWTVRRWLHFWLSELEGRLRPTTVLNYRSIVEKYLIPHLGRFRLSKLRTKIVQRAMDAICRQVVRGGRLISPGSVSRIRAVLRSALSEARRQGIVGHNPARNLRLPNGARPHAVVWDDEHEAVWRETGVRPRVAVWDLDNLARFLEAVRDDRLFVLWWLVALRGPRRGEMAGLRWEDIDLAVGELTIREQVIVIGGREHLGPPKSAAGVRTLALDDATVKLLWELWHEQRRRRGGVDPKGRVFVHANGRPVRPDWLTRRFAKLVKQLGLPPVRLHDLRHAAAGLASAAGVDLKLIQHDMGHASPVTTAETYIYVFKRMAKEAVRASAELLLSHVKIRMSLEGASQA from the coding sequence ATGCGCACCTCGGATGGGCTGGGCCGGGTGTATCGGCGGTGTGGCTGCCGTGACGAGGAGACGGGCAAGCAGTTCGGCGCACGCTGCGAGCGGCTGGCGGACCTCAGCCACGGGCGCTGGTACTTCTCGCTGCAGGTACCCGGCGTGGACGGCGGTCGTGATCGGGTCCGTCGGGGCGGGTTCGCCACTCTGGCTGAGGCGGAACGGGCCTGCTGGGAACTGTCCCAGTTGCCGGGGCCGGAGGCGTTAGCGCGGACCTGGACGGTGCGACGCTGGCTGCATTTCTGGCTGTCGGAGCTGGAGGGCCGGTTGCGGCCCACGACGGTGCTCAACTACCGCAGCATTGTGGAGAAGTACCTGATCCCGCACCTGGGCCGCTTTCGGTTGAGCAAGCTGCGCACGAAGATTGTTCAGCGGGCCATGGACGCGATTTGCCGCCAGGTCGTGCGCGGCGGCCGGCTGATCTCGCCGGGCAGCGTGAGCCGGATCCGGGCCGTGCTGCGCAGCGCGTTGTCGGAGGCGAGACGGCAGGGCATCGTCGGCCACAACCCTGCCCGGAATCTGCGGCTACCGAACGGGGCGCGTCCGCATGCGGTGGTCTGGGATGACGAGCACGAGGCGGTGTGGCGTGAGACCGGCGTGCGCCCACGGGTCGCGGTGTGGGACCTGGACAACCTGGCGCGGTTCCTTGAGGCGGTGCGCGACGACCGGTTGTTCGTGCTGTGGTGGCTGGTGGCGCTGCGCGGCCCTCGTCGGGGCGAGATGGCGGGCCTGCGCTGGGAGGACATCGACCTGGCTGTGGGAGAGTTGACGATCAGGGAACAGGTCATCGTCATCGGTGGGCGGGAGCACCTCGGGCCGCCCAAGTCAGCGGCGGGAGTGCGGACACTGGCGCTCGACGACGCCACGGTGAAGCTGTTGTGGGAGCTGTGGCATGAGCAGCGACGCCGGCGCGGCGGGGTTGATCCGAAGGGGCGGGTCTTCGTCCACGCGAACGGGCGTCCGGTGCGGCCGGACTGGTTGACCCGCCGGTTCGCGAAGCTCGTCAAGCAGTTGGGGCTGCCGCCGGTGCGGTTGCACGACTTGCGGCACGCGGCCGCGGGGCTGGCGTCTGCGGCCGGGGTGGACTTGAAGCTGATCCAGCACGACATGGGCCACGCCAGCCCGGTCACCACTGCGGAGACCTACATCTACGTGTTCAAGCGGATGGCCAAGGAGGCGGTGCGGGCGAGCGCAGAACTGCTGTTGTCCCACGTGAAGATCCGAATGTCACTGGAAGGTGCCTCCCAGGCATGA
- a CDS encoding site-specific integrase: MKSQGAIVKRCGCLDPATRRTLGKSCPKLPEPDHGSWYFHCSTRNLLGQNERVRRGGYASEAAARKARDELLILSREQQAGRSWTVTRWLRYWLSTRTRIRPTTKMHYTRDVEGFLVPHVGHLILGDLTSRQLNAAFTQIAATRNRSGQPQTPCTLRHLHTTLRAALNAAIREGLIVDNPARRVELPAQERPLARLWTENRVAEWEATGERPSVAVWTPVQLAAFLDYVRDDNLFALWWLIALRGLRRGEAAGLRWTEIDLHARQLSIVRQRTTAGYDVHEGPPKSATSRRTIALDRHTVRILGQHAERQRRHRAARTGAGKVCHDSGYVFTSPYGLPVHPGYLTQRLRLLVDRAGLPPIRLHDLRHGAATLAHTAGADLKTIQHQLGHATIRITADTYTTSLPATQHKAAEATARLVLNAGKPGAEMRRPAGRGDSATRRPTTAEKTKPASDTRAAQRRSKMKDQVAPKGRIRRTRESG; the protein is encoded by the coding sequence ATGAAAAGCCAGGGTGCGATTGTGAAGCGGTGCGGCTGCCTGGACCCAGCGACCAGGCGGACGCTGGGCAAGAGCTGCCCAAAGCTGCCGGAGCCTGACCACGGAAGCTGGTACTTCCACTGCTCCACGCGGAATCTGCTCGGACAGAACGAACGGGTACGTCGCGGTGGGTACGCGTCGGAGGCGGCCGCGCGGAAGGCCCGCGACGAACTCCTGATCCTGTCTCGTGAGCAGCAGGCCGGCCGGTCGTGGACGGTCACCCGGTGGTTGCGGTACTGGCTGTCGACCAGGACCAGGATTCGGCCGACGACCAAAATGCACTACACGCGCGATGTCGAGGGATTCCTCGTCCCCCACGTCGGACACCTGATCCTCGGCGACCTGACCTCCCGGCAGCTCAACGCGGCGTTCACGCAGATCGCCGCCACCCGCAACCGGTCCGGCCAGCCCCAGACGCCGTGCACGCTGCGGCACCTCCACACCACCCTTCGGGCCGCGCTCAACGCCGCCATCCGCGAGGGCCTGATCGTCGACAACCCCGCCCGGCGGGTAGAACTGCCCGCCCAGGAGCGTCCCCTGGCACGGCTGTGGACCGAGAACAGGGTCGCTGAATGGGAAGCCACCGGCGAGCGGCCGTCCGTCGCGGTCTGGACACCGGTCCAGCTCGCCGCGTTCCTCGACTACGTCCGCGACGACAACCTGTTCGCCCTGTGGTGGCTGATCGCCCTACGCGGCCTGCGCCGGGGCGAAGCCGCCGGCCTGCGCTGGACCGAGATCGACCTCCACGCCCGCCAACTATCGATCGTGCGGCAACGCACCACCGCCGGCTACGACGTCCACGAAGGCCCACCCAAGTCCGCGACCAGCCGCCGCACCATAGCCCTGGACCGGCACACCGTACGGATCCTGGGTCAGCATGCCGAACGGCAACGCCGACACCGCGCCGCACGCACCGGCGCCGGGAAGGTTTGCCACGACAGTGGCTACGTCTTCACCAGCCCCTACGGTTTACCCGTCCATCCCGGCTACCTCACCCAGCGCCTCCGGCTCCTGGTCGACCGGGCCGGGCTACCGCCGATTCGGCTGCACGACCTCCGGCACGGCGCCGCGACCCTCGCCCACACCGCCGGCGCCGATCTCAAAACCATCCAGCATCAGCTCGGCCACGCCACCATCCGCATCACTGCCGACACCTACACCACCAGCCTGCCCGCCACCCAGCACAAGGCCGCCGAAGCCACCGCCCGCCTCGTCCTCAACGCCGGCAAACCCGGCGCCGAAATGCGGCGGCCCGCTGGGCGCGGAGACAGCGCAACACGGCGCCCGACGACCGCCGAGAAGACGAAGCCAGCCAGCGACACCCGCGCAGCGCAGAGGCGGTCCAAGATGAAGGACCAGGTCGCGCCAAAGGGCAGAATTCGGCGGACACGCGAAAGCGGGTGA
- a CDS encoding helix-turn-helix transcriptional regulator, which translates to MPAVAQAASNGDYGAVLRTARVAAGLNLEEAAALAGFSPSTLSRMETKRNRHWDVRELRRLAEVFAIPAHLFGLSRSTFDTGADSLSTGVDEDGDPMRRRDLIATTTAVVTGALVLPLDQAAAAPGMADTVEDVLFGRVSVAPIPGNQLAAQLAAARADFRATRYTQLARRLPRLLAQAIAGREAAAVDEVPLAAGRLAQAYNVATQLLIKLHDNGMAWATADRAAQAARGGDDPMVLAEARRLAATVMRRTKHRDGAQKLMLDAARSLQADTSLPDAAHSALYGQLLAAASYTAAVRDDRETAWALLGEAEDAARRVGGTKADRFNMLELAVYKISVSRVLGDYGSAVDYARLVDPARIVSPERRARYWEDTALALHGRGRPRATFQALLAAERDTPQEVRFRPWAQQLTTDLLARSHSLPGVREFASRVGVA; encoded by the coding sequence ATGCCGGCCGTCGCGCAGGCGGCCAGCAACGGCGACTACGGCGCCGTGCTGCGCACCGCGCGAGTGGCGGCCGGGCTGAACCTGGAGGAAGCCGCTGCCCTGGCCGGGTTCTCCCCCTCGACGCTGAGCCGGATGGAGACCAAACGCAACCGCCACTGGGACGTGCGCGAGTTGCGCCGCCTGGCCGAGGTGTTCGCCATCCCGGCGCACCTGTTCGGGCTGTCGCGATCGACCTTCGACACCGGCGCCGATAGCCTGAGCACAGGTGTCGATGAGGATGGTGACCCGATGCGCCGACGCGACCTGATCGCGACGACCACCGCCGTAGTGACCGGGGCGCTGGTCCTGCCCCTGGACCAGGCCGCAGCCGCGCCCGGGATGGCCGACACCGTCGAGGACGTGCTGTTCGGCAGGGTCAGCGTCGCGCCGATTCCTGGCAATCAGCTGGCCGCGCAGCTGGCCGCAGCCCGCGCCGACTTTCGGGCCACCCGCTACACGCAGCTCGCCCGCCGCCTGCCCCGGCTACTCGCGCAGGCCATCGCTGGGCGTGAGGCCGCCGCCGTCGATGAGGTGCCGCTGGCCGCCGGCCGTCTGGCCCAGGCGTACAACGTGGCTACGCAACTGCTGATCAAGCTGCACGACAACGGTATGGCGTGGGCCACCGCCGACCGCGCGGCGCAGGCCGCTCGTGGCGGCGACGACCCGATGGTGCTGGCCGAAGCCCGACGTCTGGCCGCGACCGTGATGCGCCGCACCAAGCACCGCGACGGTGCGCAGAAGCTCATGCTCGACGCCGCCCGATCACTGCAAGCCGACACCAGCCTGCCCGACGCCGCCCACAGCGCCCTCTACGGCCAACTGCTGGCGGCGGCCTCCTACACCGCGGCGGTGCGCGACGACCGCGAGACCGCCTGGGCGCTGCTCGGTGAGGCCGAAGACGCCGCCCGTCGCGTCGGCGGCACCAAGGCCGACCGGTTCAACATGCTCGAACTGGCCGTCTACAAGATCAGCGTGTCGCGGGTGCTCGGCGACTACGGCAGCGCCGTCGACTACGCCCGGCTGGTCGACCCCGCCCGCATCGTCTCCCCGGAGCGCCGCGCCCGGTACTGGGAGGACACCGCCCTGGCACTGCACGGCCGGGGTCGCCCGCGGGCGACTTTCCAAGCGCTGCTGGCCGCCGAACGCGACACCCCGCAGGAGGTTCGCTTCCGCCCGTGGGCGCAACAGCTCACCACCGACCTACTGGCCCGCAGCCACAGCCTCCCGGGCGTACGCGAGTTCGCCAGCCGCGTAGGCGTGGCCTGA